CTTTCAAACCACAGTTTGGTgtgaagaaaacaatgcaaaaatcaaaataatcaagaacttttaactcaaaaactaaaGTTACCTCTGAGCCCAGATGAtcaactcaatcaatattcaccaCTTACATAAAAAAGATCTGTTAAACTGAAGAAGGAATGGATCGAGGCGGGGTGACCTTCACCTAACCTCCACTGATGCTTCCTCTCCACTCAGGCCACTGGAGATCCCTACAAGATCCAGCTCTACGGTAAGGGGAACTTCTCCGGCGAGGCGTTTGAGGTGAGTGAAGACTGCCCCTCGGTGCTGCAGAAGTTCCGCTGGAGGGAGGTCCACTCCTGCAGGGTCCTGGGCGGCTGGTGGGTCTTCTACGAGCACCCCAACTATAAGGGCCGCCAGTACCTGCTGGAGAAGGGCGAGTACCGCAAGCCGGTGGACTGGGGTGCTGTCTGCCCCACTGTGCAGTCCTTCAGACGGCTAACCGAGTAGCCGCTTGCCCCTCTTTATTATCGTTTTTTTTGGTTGTCTCTGATTGACACCTGAGGAACCCAAGATGCAATAAAAGTTGACAAATTACAGTGTTGTTTCATCACTGTGTGTCTGGGAATGTGTGCGCAGTTTAATTCTAAAAAAGAACAACTAGGCTagcatttctgcacatttttagcCATTTAGAGTAGCAAAATCGTGTGTTTCAGTGAGTGCATCAAAGCTGCCTTCATGATACGTTACTGTTTTCACTCTTGCTGgaactgcaaacaaaaaaaaccccacagttATGGTACATGTCCACAGGAGCTGTCAACTTTTCGCATCCCATTCATTCTCTATGTGAAACTCACCATCACATTCTAGTTGTGCTTCGAGCTAAGTTGCGGCGTGTCAGCCTGTTGCTCATTTgtataaagtagactgacttctagtTTATGTAAATCCGGTGTGGGGAGTGGAGGTTCAACGCATCGCGAAACTTTCGTAAAACGTCTAAACCAGCCGCCGTTAAATTAAAACGAGAAGAGATTCAGCAACTTATTTCTAAATACTTTTCACTTAATTGTTTTTGTCCTAAAAGAGAAATTTTGCaactgttgaagaaatttcactcttaatccttcaaagtttgctgtagtggggtgtttattggtattctggCATACGGTGGGCTGACCAGCACAGAGTTGGTGAAGGTAAACCGACTCAGAACATTTGCAGAGTCTACCATTGATAGGGATGGTCACAAGGTATGGGAGGGGCCGTATGTAAATACAAGGATGAATAGTGGTTAACTTGCACatggttgctaatcagtaacagagggtgatacaacaaagaacaaacgGTGGTTGAATCAAGGTGTCTGGCAGACAACTAAAGGTAAGAGATGAGAGGTCTGGTGAACAGTTACAAATAGCAAAGGTGCAAGAAAGATAAGAGGGGGGTCTGACAGACAGGAACaaataacagattaaaaaaaattgtggctaACCGTGGGAAATGGAGTGGAGCGACACTAGAAGGTATCTATAGCAAAAGGTGTCCTATATTCTTCATCACCACCAAGgcgccatgttggtccaactCCTCTATCGGACTGAAGCTAAAacagctgtcatgtgaccatttaCTGGCCCACTAGTGACACGCCCACTAAGATGGCGATATTCAGATGCGGTGAGTTTCTATGTGAGCAAAAACGGCCCTGTGGACATGTAGCATTAAACCCTCCTCTGACCGGAGCTGACATGACTTTGTCCTGCATAGTCAGACCATCCTCCACAGCTGTGTTTcaggagaatggtctgactgcaccttatTATCATTCGActaaaggtacgtgtccacaggatccgtcaACTTCTTGCTtttttgcataaagtagtttgacttctactttatgtaaatttggtgTGGGGAGCGGAGTTCCAACACCTtatgaaacttttgtaaattaTCTAAACAAGCCGTCGTTGAACTAAAACAGGGACAGATTCAGTGGCTTAGTTCTAAATTAACTGTTTTCATCATGAAAGAGAAATTATGCATCCTAGCCGCCACGTTGGTCCGACACCTCTACCGGACTGAAGGTCTGTCATGTGACATCTAGTGGCCGACTGGTTCACACTCACCAAAATGCCCCTGTGGACACACACCATCATAATTTTAAGTAAAACAAAGCGAGTGAAACTGTAAAACCAACTTTTATTTCGGGATATTCTCCACGGTGCTTGTGACAGTAGTTTAGAATATTCACACGGAGCTCACATGCCAGATGTTGGCCAGATGTTTGTCATGCAGTAAGGTGTACGTCATGCTGACCTCTACACCGAGGGCCGTCCTTCGTCCACGAAGCTGAGCTGGGTGCTCTGCTCCCCCCAGTCCACCTCCTGCAGGTCCAGCAGAGCCTCCTGGGGGGGGCGGAACCATGCTGGAGGTCTGGGGGAGGGGCTGGGAGGCGGCATGGGGGCAGGACCGGGGCGGGAGCTGGGCGTCGGGCCGGACCTGGAGCTGGGACTCGGACTGGGACGGGAGACGGGACTGGGGGTGGGAGTCAGGCTCCGATAAGTCCACCAGGAGGGGGGTGGAGGGGGAGGACagggaggtgatggaggaggaggagtaggggGGGAGGATGATCGTGGGGGGAGCCATGGAGGGAAGGAGGCGCTGAGTGAGGAGACCCGGGGCAACGAAGCGGATCGAAATCCAGTGCCGGCTCAAGGGGAAGGACAGACGGAGGGCCCACAGGTGCATGTTGGGTAAGAAGGGGCGGGGCTGGAGAGCAGCCATGCGATGACACGCTGGGGGGCGGAGTCacgggcagcagcagcagagagggcGAGGTATGGAGAAGGGGCTTGAGGAGACGTGTCATTTCCTGGAGCTCCTGACTGACAGCTGTGACCTGCCGGGAGAGGACGCACATCTGGAGGGaacacaaaacaggaagtagacggtcagtttttattctccaactgattttatttattcttttaaattgtGGTCTTTACAGTTTTACCCATCATTTCTTTAATTCCAAGTCTTGTTTTTCCTTACTTCGATGtggctttttattattttatctggtgTTGCTGTATTGATTCATTTTGAGTATCTTTAATCATATTTAACTCCAtttctttgtccttctgtttaGACTGACTGGccttccgtttttttttttttgttttttttttttgtcctgtctgtaaagcactttgcacACTCTCATTCTGAAATGTGAAATACAAAAAGTaaagttattataattattattatattaaagtCCTGTTCTTGTTACCTGGAGGCTCTGATATCtgtgtttcagctgttttaCTTGAATTTTCTGATCCTGGATGTGATTAACAAGCTGCTTCGTAACAACTATTCATATAGTCATTCTGATGGATTTCATTCTTCTGATGGATTTTCACCCAAAAACGCTCCAGACATGCATTCATAATTCCCAAAATGGCCTCCATGGATCTCCATATCATCACAGGAAGTCTGTGTTTGGGAACTTGGCAGtaattttctttacatttatctCAACAACGCCCACCTCTCTGGTCTAATCTTGTCTTTAATCTTCCATTTACTGCCCTCACACTCAGCAGATTACAGGAGGTGGAGCACATTAACCCTTCACATTTAAACGGAGCTCAACGACATCTGATAAACACGTTAGCTTGtgcagtaaaaatgtcatgGCATTTCCACCAGCGATCACAGCCAAAGCAGGAAAGACTGAAGGAAACCGTGTGAGGTTCATAATCAGCCTTACCTCGTGTTTTAGTTTCGCAATAGTCTGCATGGTGTCGCCTTCATCATGGACCCCtatggacacaaacacacacagacatttatACTGTGTGAATTATTAGACAATGACAAGATaggataagatgagatgagatgattTAACATAAGATACAAGATAAGATAATATAAGATAAGTTAAGTTGAGATGAGGTGAGAGGAGATGAGATGAGTTAAAATGAGGCAAGATGAGTTAAgatatgagatgagatgagacaaGACAACAGATAAAAGATGAGATAAGGTGAGTTAAGATAAGATCAGAGATAAGATAATCACAAATTTAGTTGGATTTTACACAATGACAGATAAAAgcctctatctctctatctataaGGTGAGTTAAGATTAGTTGACTTGAGACAAGATAAGAGCTAAAAGTATTAGATGAAATGAGATGCGATAagttgagatgagatgagataagagaTAAAAGATAAGAAAGGGTTAAGATGAGTTAAGATGAGTCGACATGAGGTAAGATGATATAAAAAAGTTaagagatgagatgagaaaGGATAAGAGATacaagatgagataagatgagttAAGATAAGCTAAGAGATAATATAAGAGATAAGACAATGACAAATTCCGTTGGAATTACACAATTATAGATAAAAGCCTCAATATCTATAAGGTGAGCTAAGATTAGTTGAGTTGAGATGAGacaagatgagataaaatgagataagataaaagaTAAGATGAGGTGAGTAAAGATAAGTTGAGATGAGATAAGCTGAGTTAGGCTGAGATCAGAGATAAGATATGATAATcacaaatttagttgaatttacacaatgacagacaaaagcatctatctatctatctatctatctatctatctatctatctatctatctatctatctatctatctatctatctatatatctatctatctatctatctatctatctatctatctatctatctatctatctatctatctatctatcaggtGAGTTAAGATTAGTTGAGTTGAGATGAGACAAGATAAGAGATAAAAGATTAGATGAGGTGagttaagatgagataagatgagatgagataaaagaTGAGATAAGGTGACACAAGATAAGGTGAGACAAGATGAGATGAGGTAAGATAAGCTGAGTTAAGATGAGAGgtgatgagataagatgagatcaAATGAGttaagatgaaaatgaagatgaaatattgcacaggaAATCGAAATGCTGCAAAGGAAACTGAGATATTACACCTGAGAAATGAGAATAAGATTTTAGGACTTCTATGGAGAATAAATCAGTCATTTATATAATTTATCTTGATTTCTGTTGCTGATAGAAACAACTAAATGAAAGAATTTCAGCAACATGCACCCAGCGGAGGCTGTTGAAGCCGTTGTGTTGGTGTTCGTCAGGTGTGTTCTCACCTGAGGCAGAGTCGGGACTCGACAGGAAACTCTGAGTCGCACTGGGAGAGAAATCGAACCTCGGAACTGAACCGCCATGATGTTCTGCTTCGATCCCGTCCACAAAGCTGAGGACAGAAACCAGGATGGACAGAGTTGATTAGACTCTAGATGATACgatgacaaagacaaaaacgaaCTGATAATACTCTAAATCTGACTAGTCGACATATGAAGACCTTTTAGTGAAGCTAGGtcactttttaatatttaaaaaaatcctgcatctccatggaaacagaacaaccatcgctagaagtagagagaactcagactTTTCATGTATTTGCTTGATTTAttgactattattattattattattattattattattattattattattattaatataattttcAGCCTTGTCCTGATGGTtttatacatccatccattaactatacaccacttaatcctctgtTGGACTGGAGCCTTTTATTCTCTTTTGCCCTTTATttgtttacttatttacatatgtcatttgtttacatttttatatatttatgcatGAATAATAtgtattataaatattatatagcatttttatcatatatttttattatatatacacaaatattatattacataatattttatatatttatattatataaataGATGTTTTAGATAATAttccttttttcatttatttttttaatttatttgatttatgtattattatcattattatccttgtctttatgattttatacatccatccattaactatacaccacttaattctctgtatctgacattttttctgtatttatattatataaatatttatatattatattttatttaattttcatatttatattatataaatatatattttagataatatttata
This portion of the Amphiprion ocellaris isolate individual 3 ecotype Okinawa unplaced genomic scaffold, ASM2253959v1 Aocel_unscaffolded305, whole genome shotgun sequence genome encodes:
- the LOC111580866 gene encoding gamma-crystallin S-like, which encodes MGRIIFYEDKNYQGRRYECDSDCTDFHSYLNRCNSARVEGGTWVIYERPNYLGYQYVLTRGEYPDYQSWIGLNDRVSSCRMIHFATGDPYKIQLYGKGNFSGEAFEVSEDCPSVLQKFRWREVHSCRVLGGWWVFYEHPNYKGRQYLLEKGEYRKPVDWGAVCPTVQSFRRLTE
- the LOC129348505 gene encoding uncharacterized protein LOC129348505 → MQTIAKLKHEMCVLSRQVTAVSQELQEMTRLLKPLLHTSPSLLLLPVTPPPSVSSHGCSPAPPLLTQHAPVGPPSVLPLEPALDFDPLRCPGSPHSAPPSLHGSPHDHPPPLLLLLHHLPVLPLHPPPGGLIGA